One Gloeobacter morelensis MG652769 DNA window includes the following coding sequences:
- a CDS encoding ferritin-like domain-containing protein — protein MVKRLLIAGLTGYFYGRAAADARQRVNVFASLALQEAEGGRTLECIRQTKAAEIPAWLDELMQRHIRDEERHAVIFRRAVAAEKMSIDAESPAAVQASASVGEGSIKRFHKSEDLAEIPLADLLAGILIAEEGGVRAFRSLLRTIPVQLSKTRAGLASVLADEERHVRYLTDTLRTLGASRTAERMRRRIENQVFDDFGKIVEHLLSRKERPVLVKAGVDTELAGEAL, from the coding sequence ATGGTGAAGCGCCTTTTGATTGCCGGGTTGACAGGATACTTTTACGGTCGGGCGGCGGCCGACGCCCGACAGCGGGTGAATGTCTTTGCTTCGCTCGCCTTGCAGGAGGCGGAGGGAGGGCGCACCCTGGAGTGCATTCGCCAGACCAAGGCAGCCGAGATCCCCGCCTGGCTCGACGAGTTGATGCAGCGCCATATCCGCGACGAGGAGCGCCACGCCGTGATTTTCCGCCGTGCTGTGGCCGCCGAAAAGATGAGCATCGATGCCGAGAGCCCGGCGGCGGTGCAGGCTTCGGCCAGTGTCGGAGAAGGATCGATCAAGCGCTTCCACAAAAGCGAAGATCTGGCGGAAATTCCTCTGGCGGACTTGCTCGCGGGCATTTTGATCGCCGAGGAAGGGGGAGTGCGCGCCTTTCGCAGTCTGCTCCGCACCATCCCGGTGCAACTGAGCAAAACCCGCGCCGGGCTCGCATCGGTCCTGGCCGACGAGGAGCGCCACGTGCGCTACCTCACCGACACCCTGCGCACGCTGGGGGCAAGCCGCACCGCCGAGCGGATGCGCCGGCGGATCGAAAATCAGGTCTTCGATGATTTTGGCAAGATTGTCGAGCATCTGCTCTCGCGCAAGGAGCGGCCCGTGCTGGTGAAGGCGGGTGTCGATACGGAACTGGCCGGCGAAGCGCTTTAG
- a CDS encoding ABC transporter permease, which translates to MKTLRQIWALTWKDLRLLAGDRTAIVTLFILPALFLLVMSQALAGLYNRGQLPRVLTINADRGPVAAKILDRLSGAVRLEAAPDRAAAEARLRSREAAAAVVFGDNFSRLAEGGGQPSVGFIVDPAAPRELLAPIQGAIRGAAERTLAEVVLPIRLRERVDDLAAQSPDPLVFLPLAGAFDNLQVGEVALKEEYPSGSAPPAQRPGSLQQNVPAWTIFGIFFIVNALALSILRERQSGTLTRLAAAPLSIAVLLAGKLLPFYLINLVQAALMFALGIFGLGLQVGAQWPALILVTLAVAAVATSLGLLIATLFETPEQLGGIASALVVVLAALGGILVPGFVMPELMRRLATLTPQYWALEGYQNVLLRDEGIGGVLPQVGVLLLFALGLFLLAAWRLGRTPV; encoded by the coding sequence GTGAAAACACTGCGCCAGATCTGGGCGCTCACCTGGAAGGATCTGCGCCTGCTGGCCGGCGACCGCACGGCCATCGTCACCCTTTTCATTCTGCCGGCGCTGTTTTTGCTGGTGATGAGCCAGGCCCTCGCCGGGCTTTACAATCGCGGCCAATTGCCACGGGTACTGACGATCAATGCCGACCGCGGCCCGGTGGCCGCCAAAATCCTCGACCGGCTCTCCGGGGCCGTGCGCCTGGAGGCAGCCCCAGATCGCGCTGCGGCCGAGGCTCGCCTGAGAAGCCGCGAGGCGGCGGCGGCAGTTGTCTTCGGCGACAACTTCAGCCGTCTGGCCGAGGGCGGTGGGCAACCCAGCGTCGGTTTCATCGTCGATCCGGCCGCTCCGCGCGAGTTGCTCGCTCCTATCCAGGGAGCGATCCGGGGGGCGGCGGAGCGCACGCTGGCCGAGGTGGTGCTGCCCATTCGTCTGCGCGAGCGCGTCGACGACCTGGCGGCCCAAAGTCCGGACCCGCTGGTTTTTTTGCCGCTGGCGGGTGCTTTCGACAATTTGCAGGTAGGGGAAGTTGCGCTCAAAGAGGAGTACCCGAGCGGCAGCGCCCCGCCCGCCCAGCGCCCCGGTAGCCTCCAGCAGAACGTCCCGGCCTGGACAATCTTCGGTATTTTCTTCATTGTCAACGCCCTGGCCCTCTCGATTCTGCGCGAGCGACAGAGCGGCACCCTCACCCGCCTCGCGGCGGCACCCCTGAGCATTGCTGTGCTACTCGCGGGCAAACTGTTGCCTTTTTATCTGATCAATCTTGTCCAGGCGGCTCTGATGTTTGCCCTGGGCATCTTCGGCCTTGGCCTGCAGGTGGGGGCGCAGTGGCCGGCGCTCATCCTGGTCACCCTGGCCGTTGCGGCGGTGGCCACCAGCCTGGGGCTGCTCATCGCCACCCTGTTCGAGACGCCCGAGCAGTTGGGGGGAATCGCAAGCGCGCTGGTGGTCGTGCTCGCCGCCCTGGGCGGCATTTTGGTACCTGGTTTCGTGATGCCCGAATTGATGCGCAGACTGGCCACCCTCACCCCCCAGTACTGGGCCTTGGAAGGCTACCAAAACGTGCTGTTGCGCGACGAAGGCATCGGCGGAGTCCTGCCGCAGGTGGGGGTACTGCTGCTGTTCGCCCTGGGGCTGTTCCTGCTTGCCGCCTGGCGCCTTGGCCGCACGCCCGTTTGA
- a CDS encoding ABC transporter ATP-binding protein, whose amino-acid sequence MLLDACDLHKSYGNRQAVVGLTFQVAAGEIFGLLGPNGAGKSTTIKMLAGLVAPDRGSVRVAGLDLVRSACAAKRLVGIVPQELAVYPGLSARDNLAFWGELYGLSGRRLAARIGAVLEVVGLAERGRAPVECFSGGMQRRLNLAIGLIHEPRLLLLDEPTVGVDPQSRNRIFEGIEQLSREGVAIVYTSHYLEEVERLCRRVAIVDGGRLIAQGTPAQLQAAAGHGLVVLTVQQPLEEAAAALVALPGVVGVHQEEEGGGRVTMAAHRPQQVLVAALEVLSKAGIGVSGVQLVESSLEAVFLQLTGRSLRDEP is encoded by the coding sequence ATGCTCCTTGACGCCTGTGACCTGCACAAGTCCTACGGCAACCGGCAGGCGGTCGTCGGCCTGACCTTTCAGGTGGCCGCGGGCGAAATTTTTGGTCTGCTCGGGCCGAACGGAGCCGGCAAATCGACCACCATCAAGATGCTCGCAGGGCTGGTGGCGCCGGATAGAGGGTCGGTCCGGGTGGCGGGCCTGGACCTGGTCCGCTCCGCTTGCGCGGCGAAACGCCTGGTGGGCATCGTGCCCCAGGAGTTGGCCGTCTATCCGGGGTTGAGTGCTCGCGACAATCTTGCTTTTTGGGGCGAACTTTATGGCCTGTCCGGCAGGCGTCTGGCGGCCCGCATCGGGGCGGTGCTCGAAGTGGTGGGCCTTGCCGAGCGCGGGCGCGCACCGGTCGAATGCTTCTCTGGCGGCATGCAGCGGCGATTGAACCTGGCGATTGGCCTGATTCACGAGCCGCGCTTGCTGCTGCTGGACGAACCGACCGTGGGCGTGGACCCCCAAAGCCGCAACCGCATCTTCGAGGGCATCGAACAACTGAGCCGGGAGGGAGTGGCGATCGTCTACACCAGCCACTACCTGGAGGAAGTCGAACGGCTGTGCCGGCGCGTCGCGATCGTGGACGGCGGCCGGCTGATCGCCCAGGGCACCCCGGCCCAACTGCAGGCGGCAGCCGGCCACGGTCTGGTGGTGCTCACGGTGCAGCAGCCCCTGGAGGAGGCCGCCGCCGCGCTCGTCGCCCTGCCGGGGGTGGTCGGGGTGCACCAGGAGGAAGAAGGGGGTGGCCGGGTGACGATGGCCGCCCACCGCCCCCAGCAGGTGCTCGTGGCGGCCCTGGAAGTGCTCAGCAAAGCGGGAATCGGCGTTTCGGGCGTGCAACTGGTCGAATCGAGTCTGGAGGCGGTCTTTTTGCAACTGACCGGCCGCTCGCTCAGGGACGAACCGTGA
- a CDS encoding M23 family metallopeptidase, giving the protein MWRRPVLVAILLASLGLPAPASENAQLALWRQVSFPLEDFSGFSSRFGWRTSPTGARRREFHSGLDMPAPVGTYIRAWADGQVRTVRYDGRCGWHVVVTSGDWTSTYCHISAVGVQEGSTVRAGEVVAAVGSTGRSTGPHLHWTLRHRGKLVDPELVLQAMQLAWQGAAAPEVAPAQDVPDEAQQSPLPVGEQP; this is encoded by the coding sequence ATGTGGCGCAGGCCAGTGCTGGTCGCCATTTTGCTTGCCAGCCTGGGGCTACCTGCCCCGGCCAGCGAAAATGCCCAACTGGCGCTGTGGCGGCAGGTTTCCTTTCCGCTTGAAGACTTCAGCGGCTTTTCTTCGCGCTTCGGCTGGCGCACCTCGCCCACCGGCGCCCGCCGCCGCGAATTTCATAGCGGCCTCGACATGCCCGCGCCGGTGGGCACCTACATCCGGGCCTGGGCCGACGGGCAGGTGCGCACGGTGCGCTACGACGGGCGCTGCGGCTGGCACGTCGTCGTCACCTCCGGCGATTGGACGAGTACCTACTGCCACATCAGCGCCGTGGGCGTCCAGGAAGGCAGTACGGTGCGCGCCGGGGAAGTGGTGGCGGCAGTAGGCAGTACGGGACGCTCCACCGGGCCGCATCTGCACTGGACCTTGCGCCACCGCGGCAAACTTGTCGACCCTGAACTGGTGCTGCAGGCGATGCAATTGGCCTGGCAGGGTGCGGCGGCTCCCGAGGTGGCCCCCGCCCAGGATGTCCCCGACGAAGCGCAGCAAAGTCCGCTGCCGGTGGGCGAGCAGCCGTAG
- a CDS encoding SagB/ThcOx family dehydrogenase gives MARSQAPGASPFCLFYHEKTKYSPEGLTRRRSALDWSKQPTATKEYRTGELLDLRPYLPGQGLEQADDPRSRLSRVLYLTYGATAVVPYPERPFYMRAAPSAGGLYPAEVYLVSRGDDPRLPPGIYNYQVPSHSLVRFWSGDVWEETREACFGHPAFERASYAVVVSGVFYRSAWRYEDRAYRRVFLDSGHLLGNLELAAALADYRVRLVTGFADDALNALLFLPASEEEVLAVAVLAEGADADPEDGPTALPSPVQFDYPPVPEGQRLAYLHEVSKLVTAPEGSVADCGTEDKYNFPFCLKVPVAGEALDWRGTLDETILHRRSTRQYTGADLRFDELAALLDFTYRPQRYADQGLDPDPQYAHLFLLSTFVVVLGVEGLEAGCYYYAPRVGELRQIRFKHFRREVHHLCLGQELGRDSAAVVIHTADLQTAAERFGERVYRTLHLDSGHLGQRLNLAAIHLGLGVSGIGGFFDDEVNEVLGIPEQEAVLYITTLGRPQPQRGGE, from the coding sequence ATGGCGCGTTCGCAGGCCCCTGGGGCGTCTCCTTTTTGCCTCTTTTACCACGAGAAGACCAAGTACTCTCCCGAAGGTCTCACCCGGCGCCGGAGTGCGCTCGACTGGTCGAAGCAGCCCACCGCCACCAAGGAGTACCGCACCGGCGAACTGCTCGATCTGAGGCCCTACCTGCCCGGCCAGGGGCTGGAGCAGGCGGACGATCCGCGCAGTCGCCTGTCGCGGGTGCTCTATCTCACCTACGGGGCGACGGCGGTGGTGCCCTACCCCGAGCGGCCTTTTTATATGCGCGCCGCCCCCTCGGCGGGCGGGCTATATCCGGCGGAAGTGTATCTGGTAAGCCGCGGCGACGATCCGCGGCTGCCGCCCGGGATCTACAACTACCAGGTGCCCAGCCACAGTTTGGTGCGCTTCTGGAGCGGGGATGTGTGGGAGGAAACCCGCGAGGCGTGTTTCGGGCATCCCGCCTTCGAGCGCGCTTCCTACGCCGTCGTGGTCAGTGGCGTGTTTTATCGCTCGGCATGGCGGTATGAAGATCGGGCCTACCGGCGGGTCTTTCTTGACAGCGGCCACCTGTTGGGCAATCTGGAACTGGCCGCCGCCCTTGCCGATTATCGCGTCCGGCTGGTCACCGGGTTCGCCGACGACGCGCTCAATGCGCTGTTATTTTTGCCGGCCTCAGAAGAAGAAGTGCTGGCGGTGGCCGTACTTGCCGAGGGGGCGGATGCGGACCCCGAAGACGGTCCCACGGCCCTGCCCTCGCCGGTGCAGTTCGATTACCCGCCGGTTCCCGAGGGCCAGCGCCTCGCTTACCTGCACGAGGTGTCCAAGCTCGTCACCGCCCCCGAAGGATCTGTGGCGGATTGCGGGACTGAGGACAAATACAACTTTCCGTTTTGTCTGAAGGTGCCGGTGGCTGGGGAAGCGCTCGACTGGCGGGGGACATTGGACGAAACCATCCTGCACCGCCGCTCCACCCGGCAGTACACCGGCGCGGATCTCAGATTTGACGAGTTGGCGGCGTTGCTCGATTTCACCTACCGGCCGCAGCGCTACGCGGATCAGGGGTTGGATCCCGACCCGCAGTACGCCCATTTGTTTTTGCTCTCGACTTTTGTGGTTGTGCTGGGTGTGGAGGGTCTGGAGGCGGGTTGCTACTATTACGCGCCCCGGGTGGGCGAATTGCGCCAGATTCGCTTCAAGCACTTTCGCCGCGAGGTGCACCACCTCTGCCTGGGCCAGGAACTCGGCCGCGACAGTGCGGCTGTCGTCATCCACACCGCCGATCTGCAGACGGCGGCGGAGCGCTTTGGCGAGCGGGTCTACCGCACGCTGCACCTCGATAGCGGCCACCTCGGCCAACGGCTCAACCTGGCCGCGATTCACCTGGGCTTGGGGGTGAGCGGCATCGGCGGGTTCTTCGACGACGAGGTCAACGAAGTGCTGGGCATCCCCGAGCAGGAGGCCGTGCTCTACATCACCACCCTTGGCCGCCCGCAGCCGCAGCGGGGCGGCGAGTGA